AGGGCTTCGGCTTCATTGCTCCCGAAGATGGCAGCGCTGACGTTTTCGCCCACTACTCCGCGATCAACGCGAGCGGCTACCGCTCGCTTGAGGAGAACCAGAAGGTCACGTTCGAGACCGAGCAGGGC
This sequence is a window from Antricoccus suffuscus. Protein-coding genes within it:
- a CDS encoding cold-shock protein, giving the protein MATGTVKWFNAEKGFGFIAPEDGSADVFAHYSAINASGYRSLEENQKVTFETEQGPKGPQAVNIELA